The Setaria italica strain Yugu1 chromosome IX, Setaria_italica_v2.0, whole genome shotgun sequence genome has a window encoding:
- the LOC101763524 gene encoding ADP-ribosylation factor-like protein 2, with protein sequence MGLLSIIRKIKRKEKEMRILMVGLDNSGKTTIVLKINGEDTSVISPTLGFNIKTIKYHKYSLNIWDVGGQKTIRSYWRNYFEQTDGLVWVVDSSDVRRLDDCRAELHNLLKEEVYFYSCTVGRLTRLPSFQVLNLEVMDGSRHWKIVGCSAYTGEGLLDGFDWLVQDIASRIYVLD encoded by the exons ATGGGTCTACTCAGCATCATCAGGAAGATCAAGCGCAAGGAGAAGGAGATGCGCATCCTCATGGT GGGTCTGGACAACTCGGGGAAGACGACCATCGTGCTCAAGATCAACGGGGAGGACACCAGCGTCATCAGCCCCACCCTCGGcttcaacatcaagaccatcaAGTACCACAA ATACTCGTTGAACATATGGGATGTTGGAGGACAGAAGACTATCCGGTCTTATTGGAGAAATTACTTTGAGCAGACTGATGGACTAGTTTGGGTGGTTGATAGTTCAGATGTACGGAGGCTTGATGATTGCCGTGCTGAACTCCACAATCTCTTGAAAGAAGAGGTATAC TTCTACAGTTGCACCGTTGGCCGACTGACTCGCTTGCCTTCCTTTCAGGTTCTGAATCTTGAAGTGATGGACGGGAGCAGGCACTGGAAGATCGTCGGCTGCAGCGCCTACACCGGCGAGGGGCTTCTCGACGGATTCGACTGGCTGGTGCAGGACATTGCCTCTCGGATCTACGTCCTAGACTGA
- the LOC101770940 gene encoding glycine-rich RNA-binding protein 2-like, with the protein MAAADVEYRCFVGGLAWATDSESLQLAFASYGDVVDSKVITDRETGRSRGFGFVTFSTEQSMLEAIENMNGKELDGRNITVNQAQSRGGGGGGYGGGGRQGGYGGGGGYGGGGRQGGYGGGGGGGYRSRDGGYGGGGGYGGSRGESGGNWRN; encoded by the exons atggcggcggcggacgtggAGTACCGTTGCTTCGTCGGCGGCCTCGCATGGGCCACCGACAGCGAGTCCCTCCAGCTTGCCTTCGCCTCCTACGGCGACGTTGTCGACTCCAAG GTCATCACCGACCGGGAGACTGGGAGGTCCCGCGGGTTCGGCTTCGTCACCTTCTCCACTGAGCAGTCGATGCTCGAAGCCATCGAGAACATGAACGGCAAGGAGCTCGACGGCCGCAACATCACCGTCAACCAGGCCcagtcccgcggcggcggcggcggtggctacggcggcggcggtcgccagggcggctacggtggcggcggcggctacggcggcggcggtcgccagggcggctacggcggcggcggcggcggcggctaccgcagccgcgacggcggctacggcggcggtggcggctacGGCGGCAGCCGCGGCGAATCTGGTGGCAACTGGAGGAACTGA
- the LOC101763121 gene encoding transcription factor bHLH25, giving the protein MEDTGLFMEWATNKLQHEHPGAAADNDFSEATFPSLQALREASHAAEMVQELVAGVHAPNSWSSGDGVGDTAANHLPAIWSFGATSAQPGSGSNGMMEAPAARGQPDLVHGPPPTRRAGLRGLGSMSASYAQDHIIAERKRREKINQRFIELSTVIPGLKKMDKATILSDATRYVKELQEKVKDLEEASGSSGRSIETRLVLVKRPCLHAAAAADDDGSPFSPSPGTPTARKELPEIEVRFSEKSVMVRVHCENSEGVAVKVLTEMEELQLAIIHANVMLFSACTLIIAITVKVEEGFTITKEEIVDRLDSALLNQHSSCNSTEQAETC; this is encoded by the exons ATGGAGGACACGGGCCTATTCATGGAGTGGGCGACGAATAAGCTGCAGCACGAGCACCCTGGAGCCGCCGCCGACAATGACTTCAGCGAGGCTACCTTCCCCTCGCTCCAAGCGCTCCGCGAGGCGTCGCACGCAGCCGAAATGGTGCAGGAGCTGGTCGCGGGCGTTCATGCCCCAAACAGCTGGagctccggcgacggcgtcggcgacaCCGCCGCGAACCACCTGCCAGCGATCTGGAGCTTCGGTGCCACGTCTGCACAGCCTGGCAGTGGCAGCAACGGCATGATGGAGGCCCCGGCCGCACGCGGCCAGCCGGATCTGGTGCACGGGCCGCCGCCAACGAGGAGAGCCGGCTTGAGGGGCCTGGGATCCATGTCGGCATCGTACGCGCAGGATCACATCATCGCAGAGCGGAAGCGGCGAGAGAAGATCAACCAGCGCTTCATCGAGCTCTCCACAGTCATCCCCGGCCTCAAGAAG ATGGACAAGGCGACGATCCTCTCCGACGCGACAAGATACGTGAAGGAGCTCCAAGAGAAGGTCAAAGACCTCGAGGAGGCCAGCGGGAGCAGCGGCAGGAGCATCGAGACTCGCCTGGTGCTCGTCAAGAGGCCATGCCTccatgccgcggcggcggcggacgacgatGGCTCCCCGTTCTCTCCGTCGCCTGGCACACCGACGGCGAGGAAAGAGctgccggagatcgaggtccgGTTCTCGGAGAAGAGCGTGATGGTGAGGGTTCACTGCGAGAACAGCGAGGGGGTGGCCGTGAAGGTTCTTACCGAGATGGAGGAGCTCCAACTCGCCATCATCCACGCCAATGTTATGCTCTTCTCGGCTTGTACTCTGATCATAGCCATCACGGTGAAG GTTGAGGAGGGTTTCACCATAACAAAAGAGGAGATTGTTGACAGACTCGACTCTGCATTACTGAACCAGCATAGCAGCTGCAACAGCACTGAACAAGCAGAAACCTGTTGA